In a genomic window of Pontibacter liquoris:
- a CDS encoding cyclic-phosphate processing receiver domain-containing protein — protein sequence MKKLFLDDIRTVEMVYNKAIANEFVVVRTYYDFVKYIQSNGLPEFISFDNDLGLEKNGDLAPDGYAAAKWLVYESGLDLTELKFNVHSANPVAAQQIKGLLTNYINYIKENKNSGA from the coding sequence ATGAAAAAGCTATTTCTTGATGATATAAGAACTGTTGAAATGGTTTATAATAAGGCCATTGCAAATGAATTTGTAGTTGTCAGAACATACTATGACTTTGTAAAATATATTCAATCCAATGGTCTTCCTGAATTTATCAGTTTTGACAACGATTTAGGATTAGAAAAGAATGGAGATTTAGCACCTGATGGATACGCCGCTGCTAAGTGGTTGGTTTATGAATCGGGTCTTGATTTGACTGAACTAAAATTTAATGTTCATTCGGCAAATCCGGTAGCGGCACAGCAAATCAAGGGACTATTGACAAACTATATTAATTATATCAAAGAGAATAAAAATAGTGGCGCATAA
- a CDS encoding DUF4262 domain-containing protein: MIKKKKEKKGYEKQLADIKEHGLHVIHVLEDEKGPNFSYSVGLFHNYQHPEIIMIGLKRELAHILINNIAFDIKEGKTYEGGQFYSDILDDFDCLMLDVESKYYDEYFGQASRFYESNDFPVLQCVYPTVSGIYPWEDNWPENLKDLQPLLGKINSSTIKK; the protein is encoded by the coding sequence ATGATAAAAAAGAAAAAAGAGAAGAAGGGGTATGAAAAACAGCTTGCAGATATTAAGGAGCATGGGCTGCATGTTATTCATGTTTTAGAAGATGAAAAAGGTCCTAACTTTTCTTATTCAGTAGGACTGTTTCACAATTATCAGCATCCAGAAATCATAATGATTGGTCTAAAAAGAGAATTAGCCCATATCCTTATCAACAATATCGCCTTTGACATCAAAGAAGGCAAAACGTACGAGGGTGGGCAGTTTTACTCTGATATATTAGATGATTTTGATTGCCTAATGTTGGACGTAGAATCGAAATACTATGATGAATATTTTGGTCAGGCAAGCAGATTTTATGAAAGCAATGACTTTCCTGTGCTGCAGTGTGTTTATCCTACTGTAAGTGGGATATACCCATGGGAAGATAATTGGCCAGAAAACCTAAAAGACCTCCAACCATTGTTAGGCAAAATCAATAGTAGCACTATCAAGAAATAA
- a CDS encoding recombinase family protein, whose product MKAALYTRVSTTRQNSDRQVTELNHYATRQGFEVVYTVCETVSGTRSKYERPGMEEIFELARRKEITEVICLELSRLGRDNMDVRQIILELAELGVCTHVVNRNLRSLDKHRRKDSVTMMVLGILADLAQMERESLVERIVSGQQEAKRQGKHIARPKGTVKSTEKLLEENRKVAEYLKEGRCSVREIAKLCAVSPNTVMKVKRTLGELV is encoded by the coding sequence ATGAAAGCTGCCCTTTACACCCGCGTCTCTACCACAAGGCAGAACTCCGACCGTCAAGTCACCGAGCTAAACCATTACGCCACCCGCCAGGGCTTCGAAGTGGTCTATACCGTCTGCGAGACTGTATCGGGCACCCGAAGCAAGTACGAGCGCCCAGGCATGGAGGAGATCTTTGAGCTGGCCAGAAGAAAAGAGATCACCGAAGTCATTTGCCTCGAACTATCCAGGCTGGGCAGGGACAACATGGATGTGCGCCAGATCATCCTGGAACTGGCTGAGCTGGGCGTCTGCACCCATGTGGTGAACCGTAACCTACGCTCACTGGACAAGCACCGTAGGAAGGACTCGGTAACGATGATGGTGCTGGGCATACTGGCAGATCTTGCTCAGATGGAGCGCGAGTCACTTGTAGAGCGTATTGTCTCAGGCCAGCAGGAAGCCAAACGACAGGGCAAGCATATAGCCAGACCCAAGGGAACGGTGAAGAGTACTGAGAAGCTTCTGGAGGAGAACAGGAAGGTTGCTGAATACCTGAAAGAAGGCAGATGTTCTGTCAGAGAGATTGCCAAGCTGTGTGCCGTGTCACCTAACACGGTGATGAAGGTGAAGCGCACGCTGGGAGAGTTGGTCTAA
- a CDS encoding tyrosine-type recombinase/integrase codes for MAYPSQLPVLFLNPLEHAGKAFIRIWHKPNPFISRRLKEAAWVRYSNTYKCFVMHHTSQAIEMTHQHFQGLAKVDARYLYKPKRLRPAQGAVILQQDKIVAEPLEKVPVRPVVRLQPLEHQGKQYVELSYPYNKDIYACLKQSKVAQWLAEMQCFAISTDSLALHTLLTELEAVAQLWQAQTIQVKDMTLQARFWEQSYLKGEGYIPCPLAYLEKLYLLNYSLSTIRTYHALLLRFLNAHKGKGMEAINAFSEEEINHYHRSMVQAGTYSVSFINQSINAVKFYYQRMLLRHEVQLNQVERPEKPERLPQVLSKQDVLKILSVTENVKHRCMLQLLYAGGLRIGEVINLKLTDVQSERNLLLIRGGKGKKDRTTLLSQKLLESLRAYYKQYKPKVWLFEGQAGGQYTVESIRNVFRASKEKAGVKAPATPHTLRHSFATHLLEQGTDLRYIQVLLGHRSSKTTEIYTHITTHALDKIVSPLDNL; via the coding sequence ATGGCTTATCCTTCGCAATTACCTGTTCTGTTCTTAAATCCCCTGGAGCATGCTGGGAAGGCGTTTATCCGTATCTGGCATAAGCCCAACCCTTTTATCTCCAGGCGCCTGAAAGAAGCTGCCTGGGTCAGGTACAGCAATACCTACAAGTGCTTTGTCATGCACCACACGAGCCAAGCCATTGAAATGACCCACCAGCACTTTCAGGGGCTGGCCAAAGTGGATGCCCGCTATTTGTATAAGCCTAAGCGCCTGCGTCCAGCCCAGGGAGCGGTGATCCTGCAGCAGGACAAAATCGTGGCAGAACCCCTGGAGAAGGTGCCCGTTCGGCCAGTGGTGCGCCTGCAGCCCCTGGAGCATCAGGGAAAACAGTACGTGGAGCTAAGCTATCCCTACAACAAAGACATCTATGCTTGCCTGAAACAAAGCAAGGTGGCCCAGTGGCTGGCAGAGATGCAGTGCTTTGCCATTTCAACGGATAGCCTTGCTCTGCACACACTCCTGACCGAGCTGGAAGCTGTCGCGCAGCTGTGGCAGGCGCAAACCATACAGGTAAAGGACATGACCCTGCAGGCCAGGTTCTGGGAACAAAGCTACCTTAAAGGCGAAGGCTATATCCCGTGCCCGCTTGCCTACCTGGAAAAACTGTACCTGCTCAACTATAGTCTCAGCACTATCCGCACCTACCACGCGCTGCTCTTGCGGTTTCTCAACGCCCATAAGGGGAAAGGAATGGAGGCTATAAACGCCTTCTCGGAAGAAGAAATCAACCACTATCATAGAAGCATGGTGCAGGCAGGCACCTATTCTGTCTCGTTTATCAACCAGTCGATCAACGCGGTCAAGTTCTACTACCAGCGCATGCTCTTGCGCCACGAGGTGCAGTTAAACCAGGTAGAGCGGCCCGAGAAGCCCGAACGTTTGCCCCAGGTGCTCAGCAAGCAGGACGTGTTGAAGATCCTCTCGGTCACAGAGAACGTAAAGCACCGCTGTATGCTGCAATTGCTCTATGCAGGCGGGCTAAGGATTGGCGAAGTGATCAACCTCAAACTTACCGATGTGCAGTCAGAGCGTAATTTGCTGCTCATACGGGGCGGCAAGGGCAAGAAAGACCGCACCACCTTGCTTTCCCAAAAGCTGCTGGAAAGCCTCAGGGCGTATTACAAGCAGTACAAGCCCAAGGTGTGGCTCTTTGAAGGACAGGCAGGCGGCCAGTACACGGTCGAAAGCATCCGCAATGTGTTCCGAGCCAGCAAGGAGAAAGCGGGCGTGAAAGCGCCTGCTACGCCGCATACCCTCAGGCATTCGTTTGCCACGCATTTGCTGGAGCAGGGCACCGATCTAAGGTATATCCAGGTGCTGCTGGGGCACCGATCCAGCAAGACCACAGAGATCTACACCCACATCACTACCCATGCTTTGGATAAGATTGTCAGCCCGTTGGATAATCTCTAG
- a CDS encoding tetratricopeptide repeat protein yields the protein MKKLIPFIISAAILGIAIYVLSDPYFFTSAKMLYQLGVAKSDEGNDAIDVQGKRQAADYFERAIEKGYRDRNVYVNLYWAYTHIHSDSKIEEMLTDALEAYPNDVEFLFRRADSRLSQHKYELAIEDYSKVISTGPDFQYVHNAYYDRGAAKFILGKRDEAEKDREMAQQLAPHQLRTYEDYSNLYK from the coding sequence ATGAAAAAGCTGATTCCATTTATAATAAGCGCTGCAATACTTGGAATAGCAATATACGTTTTATCAGACCCTTACTTTTTCACGTCAGCAAAAATGCTCTATCAATTAGGTGTAGCAAAATCTGATGAAGGAAATGATGCCATAGATGTACAGGGAAAGAGACAAGCGGCAGACTATTTTGAAAGAGCGATAGAAAAAGGTTATAGAGACAGAAATGTATATGTAAATCTGTATTGGGCCTATACCCATATTCATAGTGACTCTAAAATTGAAGAAATGCTAACTGATGCATTAGAAGCATACCCAAATGACGTAGAATTTTTATTCAGGCGAGCTGACAGTAGGTTAAGCCAGCATAAATACGAACTTGCAATCGAAGATTATAGCAAGGTAATCAGTACTGGGCCTGATTTTCAATATGTACATAACGCCTATTATGATAGAGGTGCCGCTAAGTTTATACTTGGGAAAAGAGATGAAGCAGAAAAAGATAGAGAAATGGCTCAGCAGTTGGCTCCGCATCAGTTAAGGACATATGAAGACTATTCTAATCTGTACAAATAA
- a CDS encoding glycine-rich domain-containing protein, translating into MTTIVKNKRDLVSKALAVLSEIDFQMLKQKLQDAEEGLGWTSEQCDIAEQDYKRFLALKYAYPNEEIVPNQEVDKFWHYHILDTQAYVRDCDRVFGYFVHHFPYFGMRGEQDLRDLHTAFADTTALYKNHFGEGYDSAKGGGRGKCRTACKPVKCK; encoded by the coding sequence ATGACAACAATTGTTAAAAACAAAAGAGACCTTGTAAGCAAGGCTCTTGCCGTTCTCTCTGAGATCGATTTTCAAATGCTAAAGCAGAAGCTTCAGGATGCTGAGGAAGGGCTCGGTTGGACAAGCGAGCAATGCGATATAGCCGAGCAGGACTACAAGCGTTTTCTTGCACTCAAGTATGCTTATCCTAATGAGGAAATTGTGCCAAATCAGGAGGTTGATAAGTTTTGGCATTATCACATTCTAGACACCCAAGCATATGTACGGGATTGTGATCGCGTTTTTGGATATTTTGTTCATCACTTCCCTTATTTCGGAATGAGAGGAGAGCAGGATCTGCGTGATTTACATACTGCATTCGCAGATACCACTGCATTATACAAGAATCATTTTGGCGAGGGATATGATAGTGCTAAAGGTGGAGGACGAGGAAAGTGTAGAACCGCTTGTAAGCCCGTAAAGTGTAAATAG
- a CDS encoding LEM-3-like GIY-YIG domain-containing protein: protein MTREFTQAVCERIGYYVYILKDPISQQVIYVGKGKNNRLFNHVQCALETELISDKLDEIRKIGVDKVEHYILRHGLNEEQALEIESACIDLLGLENLKNEVNGHNSWERGLKSIAEVIQHYDAQVINIEEPSIIININRLYERFMADEKLYKATRSSWIVGPKRNLAKYAFAAYRGLVREVYRIHDWHHVNGRRWEFTGSIAEPEIRDKYINQSLSGYMKKGSQNPIKYTF, encoded by the coding sequence ATGACAAGAGAATTTACTCAAGCAGTTTGCGAACGAATAGGGTATTATGTTTACATTTTAAAAGACCCAATTTCGCAGCAAGTAATCTATGTCGGTAAGGGTAAGAACAATCGGCTCTTTAATCATGTGCAATGTGCATTAGAAACTGAACTCATTTCAGATAAGCTTGACGAGATCAGAAAAATTGGAGTAGATAAAGTAGAGCATTACATATTAAGACACGGCTTAAACGAAGAGCAGGCATTAGAAATTGAGAGCGCTTGCATTGACCTATTGGGGCTGGAGAACTTAAAGAACGAAGTTAATGGTCACAATTCGTGGGAGCGTGGCCTAAAATCGATAGCTGAAGTTATACAACATTATGACGCACAGGTCATAAATATAGAAGAACCCTCTATTATCATTAACATAAATCGGCTTTACGAGCGGTTCATGGCTGATGAAAAACTTTATAAAGCAACGCGTTCTTCATGGATAGTCGGACCTAAACGTAATTTGGCTAAATATGCTTTTGCAGCTTATCGTGGACTTGTTAGGGAAGTATATCGCATACATGACTGGCACCATGTCAATGGCAGACGTTGGGAATTTACTGGAAGTATAGCCGAACCAGAAATTAGAGATAAGTATATAAATCAATCTCTATCGGGATATATGAAAAAAGGGAGCCAAAACCCCATAAAATATACTTTCTGA